A stretch of the Thiomicrorhabdus indica genome encodes the following:
- the rplO gene encoding 50S ribosomal protein L15: protein MQLNTLSPAEGSKSARKRVGRGQGSGWGKMGGRGHKGQKSRSGGMPKIGFEGGQMPLQRRLPKIGFTSRIAAYKTEIRLDTLCNIDADVIDLAALKAADVIGEKIKEVKIINSGEVNKAIKTSGLKATAGAKSAIEAAGGTVEA from the coding sequence ATGCAACTAAATACTTTAAGTCCAGCAGAAGGTTCTAAATCTGCTCGTAAGCGTGTAGGGCGTGGTCAAGGTTCTGGATGGGGTAAGATGGGTGGCCGTGGTCACAAGGGTCAAAAATCTCGTTCAGGCGGTATGCCGAAAATTGGTTTTGAAGGTGGTCAAATGCCTTTGCAACGTCGTTTACCAAAAATTGGTTTTACGTCACGTATTGCAGCTTACAAAACAGAAATTCGTCTAGACACACTATGTAATATTGATGCAGATGTTATTGATCTTGCTGCTTTGAAAGCTGCTGATGTAATCGGCGAAAAAATCAAAGAAGTTAAAATCATCAACTCTGGTGAAGTTAATAAAGCGATTAAGACCTCTGGTTTGAAAGCGACTGCTGGCGCTAAATCAGCGATTGAAGCCGCTGGTGGTACAGTAGAAGCTTAA
- the rpmD gene encoding 50S ribosomal protein L30: MSDQKQLKVTLVKSTIGRLPAHKACVSGLGLRKMHQTKTVIDTPENRGMINKVSYLLKVEEA; this comes from the coding sequence ATGTCAGATCAAAAACAACTTAAAGTGACTCTGGTAAAAAGCACAATTGGCCGCTTACCAGCACACAAAGCTTGTGTATCTGGTCTTGGTCTGAGAAAGATGCACCAAACAAAAACTGTTATTGATACTCCTGAAAATCGCGGGATGATCAATAAAGTTTCCTATTTGCTAAAAGTAGAGGAAGCATAA